From one Mytilus trossulus isolate FHL-02 chromosome 10, PNRI_Mtr1.1.1.hap1, whole genome shotgun sequence genomic stretch:
- the LOC134687086 gene encoding uncharacterized protein LOC134687086 has product MSTTSSFTVSNPIDITSNGSSQEASYCTTEEIVSLRRHHRVKDGIKRLTEKYDSIGNFIPMTGRPPSIASLKSAKEERERLASFGSNGSTSISQSPSRTSFAEGISEHDLLQVEMFYRSHKTDVHVCPSLANLYFGKVVGNKDKWKFAMTGIPVLVLDTGKHQRDRKLHVILAEKGTGFVLWKDKVDQLTAYKAPHANFHTLHLSTDHTRLAGLSFDDKKGAAEFVKKYLEYTSDPDDELLKLSKGKKKKVKTEKPKKFKPPKKTEISQPCCFVHVTKLENSAMENLHNNKSVISGPVAFENLLDVHDKREKDSLEVSSLLGSKLTINSDISSTVSEDPTSVSSYQSEKGIPD; this is encoded by the coding sequence atgtcGACCACCTCAAGTTTCACAGTATCAAACCCGATTGATATTACTAGTAACGGAAGCTCTCAAGAGGCTTCCTATTGTACTACCGAGGAAATTGTTTCGTTAAGGCGACATCATCGTGTTAAAGATGGAATTAAACGTTTGACAGAAAAGTATGATTCTATTGGTAACTTTATTCCAATGACTGGACGACCGCCGAGTATAGCAtctttgaaaagtgcaaaagaAGAAAGAGAAAGACTTGCTTCTTTTGGATCTAATGGGTCAACTAGTATCAGTCAAAGCCCATCACGAACTTCATTTGCTGAAGGGATTAGCGAGCATGATTTGCTGcaagttgaaatgttttaccGGAGTCATAAGACTGATGTTCATGTATGTCCAAGTTTAGCTAATTTGTACTTTGGAAAAGTTGTTGGAAACAAAGACAAATGGAAATTCGCAATGACCGGAATACCTGTTCTGGTACTCGACACAGGAAAACACCAGCGTGACCGGAAGTTACATGTTATTCTTGCCGAAAAAGGTACAGGATTCGTGCTTTGGAAAGATAAAGTAGATCAACTTACAGCATATAAAGCTCCTCATGCCAATTTCCACACGTTGCACCTGTCAACAGATCATACTCGTTTAGCAGGATTAAGTTTTGACGATAAAAAGGGGGCTGcagaatttgtcaaaaaatatttggaatacACATCTGATCCAGATGATGAACTACTCAAACTGAGTAaaggaaagaagaaaaaagtgaaaactgAGAAACCTAAAAAATTCAAACCACCGAAGAAAACGGAAATTTCACAGCcatgttgttttgttcatgtGACTAAGCTCGAAAATTCTGCTATGGAGAACttacataataataaaagtgTCATATCTGGTCCAGTAGCATTCGAAAATTTACTGGATGTACACgataaaagagaaaaagacaGTTTAGAAGTTTCGAGTCTTCTTGGAAGTAAACTCACTATAAACAGTGATATAAGTTCTACCGTGTCTGAAGATCCAACCTCGGTTTCAAGTTATCAGTCAGAAAAGGGAATTCCGGActga
- the LOC134687087 gene encoding histone deacetylase 8-like — protein sequence MEIDSSDIDVPHVQEKTNPWELLEDSSLCSNEVTYISEKDKVDKIEVTDDIYDIDNDVHQETTHTPSLQMLRKDQKKERSIFQGQDDSCQAAGDKTSEDLSLKQVKCIDTKLKPVSELGIKKLGLSKQSKTSEDVTEKLRKEKLSHTVDKKNKNQKVVYIYSKELIQICDQMQKIPCRASMVYSLIEAYGLTRYMRVVEPREATEREVLAFHDLDYIEFIKKISNHDDSEKFEDEATHYGLSYDCPLQQGLYKYATMSSGATIVAAECLLQETCKVAINWCGGWHHAAKDHASGFCYINDIVLGILKLKEKYDRILYVDLDLHHGDGVEDAFSATSKVMTVSFHKYLTGFFPGTGSLDDIGIGKGQYYTVNVPLLDGIKDTEFTPLVCRILNKVKETFRPEVVVCQCGADGLAGDPMESFNLTHKGLGKCLYFLLQWNLPTLVLGGGGYNLSNTARCWAFLTALATGKQIPTEIPDHEYFIEYGPDYELEVYPGNRKNHNTAHYLRQVYGAVLNNISKICTEKC from the exons ATGGAAATTGATTCATCTGATATCGATGTTCCCCATGTTCAAGAGAAGACCAATCCATGGGAACTCTTAGAAGACTCTTCCTTGTGTTCTAATGAGGTCACATATATTAGTGAAAAAGACaaagttgacaaaattgaaGTTACAGATGACATttatgatattgataatgatgtTCATCAAGAAACAACGCATACACCTTCCTTACAAATGTTAAGAAaagatcaaaagaaagaaaggtCAATCTTTCAAGGTCAAGATGACAGCTGTCAGGCTGCTGGAGACAAAACTAGTGAGGATTTATCTTTAAAGCAGGTTAAATGTATAGACACAAAATTGAAACCTGTTTCTGAATTAGGAATCAAGAAACTAGGACTTTCAAAGCAATCAAAAACTTCTGAAGACGTAACTGAAAAGCTAAGAAAAGAAAAGCTTTCTCATACTGTAGATAAGAAGAACAAAAATCAGAAAgttgtttatatttacagtaAGGAGCTGATTCAGATTTGTGATCAGATGCAGAAAATACCTTGTAGA GCAAGTATGGTATACAGTCTTATTGAGGCTTATGGCTTGACTCGGTACATgag AGTTGTAGAACCAAGGGAGGCAACAGAAAGAGAAGTTCTTGCCTTCCATGACCTTGACTACATAGAGTTCATAAAGAAAATCAGTAACCATGACGATTCTGAAAAGTTTGAAGATGAAGCAACACACTATGGATTAA GTTATGATTGTCCCTTACAACAGGGTCTGTATAAGTATGCCACTATGTCATCAGGTGCCACCATAGTGGCAGCAGAATGTTTGTTACAGGAAACCTGTAAAGTGGCTATCAACTGGTGTGGCGGGTGGCATCATGCAGCTAA AGACCATGCTTCAGGGTTTTGTTACATTAATGACATTGTACTTGGTATACTTAAGCTGAAGGAAAAGTATGATAGGatactgtatgttgaccttgacctacaCCATGGTGATG gtGTTGAAGATGCATTTAGTGCTACATCAAAAGTTATGACTGTTTCCTTCCATAAGTACCTTACAGGATTTTTTccag GAACAGGAAGTTTGGATGACATTGGAATAGGTAAAGGTCAATACTATACTGTCAATGTTCCATTGTTGGATGGCATTAAAGATACAGAGTTTACTCCATTAGTTTGTAG aATTCTGAATAAGGTGAAAGAAACATTCCGTCCTGAGGTTGTCGTCTGCCAATGTGGAGCAGACGGATTAGCTGGTGATCCAATGGAATCATTTAATTTAACACACAAAGGACTGGGAAAGTGTCTGTACTTCCTTTTACAGTGGAATCTTCCAACATTGGTTTTAGGGGGAG gtgGATACAATTTAAGCAATACAGCCAGATGTTGGGCATTTCTTACAGCTTTAGCCACAGGGAAACAAATACCTACAGAGATTCCTGATCATGAG tattttattGAGTATGGACCTGATTATGAGTTGGAAGTTTATCCTGGAAACAGAAAGAATCACAACACAGCACACTATCTGAGACAGGTCTATGGAGCCGTTTTGA ataATATCAGCAAGATCTGTACTGAAAAGTGTTAG